Proteins found in one Podarcis muralis chromosome 5, rPodMur119.hap1.1, whole genome shotgun sequence genomic segment:
- the LOC114599868 gene encoding papilin-like has product MKSGALVILVGLLALWAELTPASAQRLPGKPGTCPTLIQNNDTQCGQFCSWDNSCPGSERCCQTGCGQQCMLPHEVYPGYCPRLSPQPGQATNCLATCNNDQDCGSVYLPRKKCCSNGCGKTCQAAEEEHPGVCPKRELVNTFVPCNDTCRDDRDCPLTQKCCFTMCSRGCLDSVRSDRCQLPPKTGRCLAAFPRYYYNPSEKKCVLFTYGGCEGNSNNFETKEACEAACGKISPEVCKLPKDPGPCLGYSQLYYYNSATRKCEIFVYGLCGGNGNRFRTKLECMMVCGQRGKSTEED; this is encoded by the exons ATGAAGTCCGGTGCTCTTGTGATCCTTGTGGGGCTCCTCGCCCTCTGGGCTGAGCTGACACCTGCCTCTGCTCAGAGGCTTCCAG GGAAGCCTGGCACCTGTCCTACTCTGATCCAAAATAATGACACCCAGTGCGGCCAGTTCTGCTCCTGGGACAACAGCTGCCCAGGGAGCGAGCGCTGCTGCCAGACCGGCTGTGGGCAACAGTGCATGCTCCCACATGAGG TCTACCCTGGATACTGCCCCAGGCTGAGCCCCCAGCCAGGCCAGGCTACAAACTGCTTAGCGACTTGCAACAATGACCAGGACTGTGGCTCAGTCTACTTGCCACGCAAGAAGTGCTGCAGCAATGGGTGCGGGAAGACTTGCCAAGCGGCTGAAGAAG AGCACCCTGGCGTGTGCCCCAAAAGGGAACTGGTGAATACCTTTGTCCCTTGCAATGACACCTGCAGAGACGACCGAGACTGCCCTCTCACCCAGAAGTGCTGCTTCACTATGTGCAGCCGGGGCTGCCTGGACTCAG TTCGCAGTGACAGGTGCCAGTTGCCGCCCAAAACCGGACGATGTTTAGCAGCCTTCCCCCGTTACTACTACAACCCATCGGAGAAGAAGTGCGTCCTGTTCACCTATGGTGGCTGTGAGGGTAACAGCAACAACTTTGAGACAAAGGAGGCATGTGAGGCAGCCTGCGGGAAAATCAGCCCAG AGGTTTGCAAGCTGCCAAAGGACCCTGGCCCGTGTCTGGGTTATTCACAATTGTACTACTACAACTCAGCCACCAGGAAGTGCGAGATATTCGTCTATGGGCTCTGCGGGGGGAATGGCAATCGGTTTCGCACCAAACTGGAGTGCATGATGGTCTGTGGGCAAAGAG GAAAGTCAACTGAGGAGGACTGA
- the LOC144327887 gene encoding kunitz-type serine protease inhibitor spermatin-like, with amino-acid sequence MKSGALVLLVGLLALWTEPTSASDEQRLVHPGDCPTVPQVSVFARCKDTCQDDQDCPFTQKCCSIGCGMDCVDSALSYKCVFPSEYGACNESISHYYYDPLEDQCLQFNYSGCGGNDNNFETTEACEEACRKTISGPRPKSHQPSS; translated from the exons ATGAAGTCTGGTGCCCTCGTGCTCCTTGTGGGGCTCCTCGCCCTCTGGACTGAGCCAACATCCGCCTCTGATGAGCAACGTCTAG TGCACCCTGGTGATTGCCCCACTGTGCCACAGGTATCAGTCTTTGCTCGCTGCAAGGACACCTGCCAAGATGATCAAGACTGTCCCTTCACCCAGAAGTGCTGCTCCATTGGGTGCGGCATGGACTGCGTAGACTCAG CTCTGAGCTACAAGTGCGTCTTCCCGTCTGAATATGGAGCATGCAATGAATCCATCTCCCATTATTACTACGACCCATTGGAGGACCAGTGCCTCCAGTTCAACTACAGTGGCTGTGGGGGCAATGACAACAACTTCGAGACAACAGAGGCCTGCGAGGAAGCCTGCAGGAAAACCATCTCAG GCCCCAGGCCCAAATCTCACCAGCCCAGCAGCTGA